One window of the Streptococcus parasanguinis ATCC 15912 genome contains the following:
- the radC gene encoding RadC family protein, producing the protein MYDISFIEPSLLPRERLVSEGVDKLSHQELLSILLRTGNKQKSVYEIAQGLLSSVNSLKELSQLTLEELQEISGIGRVKAIELQAVIEFGRRIHKDELMSSEQIMSSQKLAHKIQQEIGHKKQEHLVALYLNTQNIIIHQQTIFIGTVNRSIAEPREILHYALKHMATSIILAHNHPSGAVFPSKNDDEVTHRVLEACEVMGLTLLDHLIVSEENYYSYREETDYLV; encoded by the coding sequence ATGTACGACATATCATTTATTGAACCATCTTTGCTTCCTAGGGAACGCCTGGTTTCTGAAGGAGTGGATAAGCTGAGTCATCAAGAATTATTATCCATTCTCTTACGGACAGGCAATAAGCAAAAAAGCGTTTATGAGATTGCACAAGGTCTTTTGAGCTCGGTTAATAGTTTAAAGGAGTTAAGTCAATTAACTCTAGAGGAGCTACAGGAAATCTCTGGCATTGGCCGAGTGAAGGCCATCGAACTTCAGGCTGTGATTGAGTTTGGACGAAGGATTCATAAAGATGAATTAATGAGTTCTGAACAGATCATGAGCAGCCAGAAATTGGCCCATAAAATTCAACAGGAAATCGGCCATAAGAAACAGGAGCACCTAGTTGCCCTCTATTTAAATACGCAGAATATAATTATTCATCAACAGACCATTTTTATTGGAACCGTGAATCGAAGTATTGCGGAGCCACGTGAAATCCTGCATTATGCACTAAAACACATGGCAACCTCTATCATCTTGGCGCACAATCATCCATCTGGTGCCGTGTTTCCCAGTAAAAATGATGATGAAGTAACTCATCGAGTCTTAGAGGCCTGTGAAGTGATGGGCTTAACCCTATTAGATCACTTGATTGTATCTGAAGAAAACTACTATAGTTACCGTGAAGAAACCGATTATTTGGTATAA
- a CDS encoding DUF1831 domain-containing protein — protein MAFETSVSLKDCKYTYSLHPNVKKYTLRDNTFAVTKVGNYELNRLLEAVPNSGEGFLLKIIFNKDLTGFKINITDKSGLRLVNIFKNPENDIIQQKFYFLMDSLVEREIFNKTEV, from the coding sequence ATGGCTTTTGAAACAAGTGTTTCATTGAAAGACTGCAAATATACCTATAGTCTACACCCAAATGTAAAAAAATATACCTTACGTGACAATACATTTGCTGTTACAAAAGTTGGAAATTACGAGTTAAATCGTTTGCTCGAAGCTGTTCCAAATAGCGGTGAAGGCTTCTTGCTTAAAATTATCTTCAACAAAGATCTCACAGGTTTTAAAATCAATATTACAGACAAGTCTGGACTTCGTCTGGTTAATATCTTTAAAAATCCAGAAAATGATATTATCCAACAAAAATTTTATTTCCTAATGGATAGTCTTGTCGAAAGAGAAATTTTCAACAAAACAGAGGTCTAA
- a CDS encoding GTP pyrophosphokinase, with protein MAIDWENFLDPYIQAVGELKIKLRGIRKQYRKQQKHSPIEFVTGRVKPIESIREKMVRRNISEENLAQDMQDIAGLRIMVQFVDDVDEILEVLRQRQDMRVVQERDYIRHKKSSGYRSYHVVVEYPVDTIDGNETILAEIQIRTLSMNFWATIEHSLNYKYKGDFPDEIKKRLETTANLAYLLDEEMGAIRDAIQEAQALFDPLHRKLNDGVGNSDDTDEDYR; from the coding sequence ATGGCAATTGATTGGGAAAACTTCTTAGATCCGTATATCCAAGCAGTTGGGGAATTAAAAATCAAACTGCGTGGGATTCGTAAGCAATATCGTAAGCAACAAAAGCATTCTCCAATTGAGTTTGTCACAGGACGGGTCAAACCGATTGAGAGTATTCGTGAAAAGATGGTCCGAAGAAATATTTCTGAAGAAAATCTGGCTCAGGATATGCAAGATATTGCTGGTCTTCGCATCATGGTTCAGTTTGTGGACGATGTGGATGAGATTCTAGAGGTTCTGAGACAACGGCAGGATATGCGCGTGGTCCAAGAGCGAGACTACATCCGCCACAAGAAATCAAGTGGCTACCGGAGTTACCACGTCGTTGTCGAGTACCCGGTCGATACCATTGATGGAAATGAAACGATCTTAGCAGAGATTCAAATTCGGACTTTGTCCATGAATTTTTGGGCAACCATTGAACACTCGCTCAATTATAAATATAAAGGAGACTTTCCAGACGAGATCAAAAAACGCTTAGAGACGACAGCAAACCTGGCCTATCTCTTGGATGAAGAGATGGGGGCAATTCGGGATGCGATTCAGGAGGCTCAAGCCCTGTTTGATCCACTTCATCGTAAGTTAAATGATGGCGTTGGAAATAGTGATGACACAGATGAAGACTACAGGTAA
- a CDS encoding CYTH domain-containing protein has product MNHLEIEYKTMLDKEEYQSLLPLFADTELVVQTNHYIDTPDQLIRKEKMALRVRTFTDQAELTLKVPEDVGHFEYNQDLNPEETKEILQQQQFPDGEIKKLLKSKEIPVEQLAVWGSLTTERFEKETDAGLVALDHSLYLDTEDYELEIEVETAEQEENFHQFIKEHGIVFKTAKNKIARLAERL; this is encoded by the coding sequence ATGAACCATTTAGAAATTGAATACAAAACCATGCTAGACAAAGAGGAATACCAATCCCTCCTTCCACTTTTTGCTGATACAGAATTGGTTGTCCAAACTAATCACTATATCGATACACCCGACCAGCTCATCCGTAAGGAAAAAATGGCCTTGCGGGTGCGTACTTTCACAGATCAGGCTGAATTGACTCTCAAAGTCCCTGAAGATGTTGGCCATTTCGAGTACAATCAAGACCTCAACCCAGAAGAAACCAAGGAGATTCTTCAACAACAACAGTTTCCTGACGGAGAAATCAAAAAACTCTTGAAATCTAAAGAAATCCCAGTTGAGCAACTCGCGGTCTGGGGAAGCCTTACAACAGAACGATTCGAAAAAGAAACTGATGCAGGCTTAGTAGCACTAGACCACAGTCTCTATCTAGATACTGAAGATTATGAGTTAGAAATCGAGGTGGAAACTGCTGAGCAGGAAGAAAATTTCCATCAGTTCATCAAAGAGCATGGAATCGTCTTCAAAACTGCTAAAAATAAAATCGCCAGATTGGCGGAAAGATTGTAA
- a CDS encoding class A sortase, with product MSRKRKKKKSLRNTLINIVATLLIILSLLLIFNAPIRNMIMVWHTNQYQVIKVDKKTIDKNKEVKTSFDFQHVQSLSTEAVINAQWQAQKLPVIGGISIPELNMNLPIFKGLENVALYYGAGTMKENQVMGQGNYSLASHHVFGLTGANAMLFSPLEKAKAGMKIYITDKEKIYTYVISSVETVTPDRVDVIQDREGVNEITLVTCEDAAATYRTIVKGNLETSVDYDKAPKDILDSFSKSYNQMQL from the coding sequence ATGTCACGCAAAAGAAAAAAGAAAAAGAGTTTACGCAATACTCTTATCAACATCGTTGCAACACTTTTGATTATTCTCTCGCTTCTCTTAATTTTCAATGCTCCGATCCGTAATATGATTATGGTTTGGCATACCAACCAATACCAGGTTATCAAGGTCGATAAAAAAACCATTGACAAGAATAAAGAAGTGAAGACGAGCTTTGATTTCCAACATGTCCAGTCACTCTCGACGGAAGCCGTCATCAATGCCCAATGGCAAGCTCAAAAGCTACCAGTAATTGGGGGAATTTCGATTCCTGAATTAAACATGAACCTTCCGATCTTTAAGGGGCTTGAAAATGTTGCCCTCTACTACGGAGCAGGGACCATGAAGGAAAACCAAGTCATGGGGCAAGGCAATTATTCTCTTGCCAGTCACCACGTATTTGGCCTAACTGGAGCAAATGCCATGTTATTCTCACCTTTAGAGAAAGCCAAGGCGGGAATGAAGATCTACATCACGGACAAAGAAAAAATCTATACTTATGTCATCTCGTCAGTTGAGACAGTGACTCCAGATCGTGTAGATGTTATACAAGATCGTGAAGGCGTTAATGAGATCACCTTGGTGACCTGTGAGGATGCTGCAGCGACTTACCGAACGATTGTAAAAGGAAATTTGGAAACATCTGTTGACTATGACAAGGCTCCCAAAGACATCCTGGACTCATTCAGTAAGTCTTATAATCAAATGCAACTTTAA
- a CDS encoding NAD kinase: MKTTGKKVSIIRNRKRQSEEVFQQLRYKLRKNNFILTEKHPDIVISIGGDGMLLSAFHKYEHQLDRVRFVGVHTGHLGFYTDYLDSEIDKLVENLKYDTGAKVSYPILNVKITFDNGETRTMRALNEATIKRSDRTMVADLTINGVDFERFRGDGITVSTPTGSTAYNKSLGGAVLHPTIEALQIAEIASLNNRVYRTLGSSVIVPKKDKIEITPTRPGFHIISVDNSTYSYRNIAKVEYQIDNHKINFVASSSHTSFWNRVKDAFIGDDRE; encoded by the coding sequence ATGAAGACTACAGGTAAAAAAGTATCCATTATTCGCAATCGCAAGCGTCAAAGTGAAGAGGTTTTTCAGCAGTTGCGCTACAAGCTTCGGAAAAATAATTTTATTTTGACGGAGAAGCACCCGGATATTGTGATTTCAATTGGTGGCGATGGGATGTTGCTATCAGCCTTTCACAAGTATGAACACCAGTTGGATCGGGTGCGATTTGTTGGTGTCCATACCGGACACTTAGGATTCTATACGGATTATTTAGACAGTGAAATCGATAAGCTGGTTGAGAACTTAAAATATGATACTGGAGCTAAGGTTTCTTACCCTATTTTGAATGTCAAGATCACTTTCGACAATGGGGAAACCCGTACCATGAGAGCGTTGAACGAAGCAACGATTAAGAGAAGCGACCGGACCATGGTTGCCGATCTCACGATTAATGGAGTGGATTTTGAGCGCTTCAGAGGAGACGGGATTACCGTTTCGACTCCTACAGGAAGTACGGCTTACAACAAATCCTTGGGAGGAGCAGTCCTTCACCCAACTATTGAGGCGCTGCAGATTGCTGAGATCGCCAGTCTCAACAACCGCGTTTATCGTACCTTGGGTTCTTCTGTCATTGTCCCTAAAAAGGATAAGATCGAGATTACACCGACAAGACCTGGCTTTCACATTATCTCTGTTGATAATTCAACCTATTCTTACCGCAATATTGCAAAAGTAGAATATCAGATTGACAACCATAAGATTAATTTTGTGGCAAGCTCCAGTCACACCAGTTTCTGGAATCGGGTCAAGGATGCCTTTATCGGAGATGATAGAGAATGA
- a CDS encoding ribose-phosphate diphosphokinase, which translates to MSDKKNMKLFSLNSNPEIAQKIADHAGVPLGKISSRQFSDGEIQVNIEESVRGYDIYIIQSTSFPVNNHLMELLIMVDACQRASANTVNVVMPYFGYARQDRTAAPREPITAKLVANMLVKAGVDRVVTLDLHAVQVQGFFDIAVDNLFTIPLFAEHYINKGLTGSDVVVVSPKNSGVKRARSLAEYLDAPIAIIDYEQDDANRDYGYIIGDVKGKKAILIDDILNTGKTFSEASKIVEREGATEIYAVSSHGLFVKGAVELLDQAPIKEILVTDSVAPNGPTPKNINYLTASELIAEAIVRIQERKPVSPLFAYHKK; encoded by the coding sequence ATGTCAGATAAAAAAAATATGAAACTCTTCTCTCTCAATTCAAATCCAGAGATTGCCCAGAAAATTGCGGATCACGCTGGGGTTCCACTCGGAAAAATTTCATCCCGTCAATTCTCAGATGGTGAAATCCAAGTCAATATTGAGGAAAGTGTTCGTGGATATGATATTTATATCATTCAATCAACCAGTTTCCCTGTCAACAATCACTTGATGGAACTGTTAATTATGGTGGATGCTTGCCAACGGGCCAGCGCAAATACTGTCAATGTGGTCATGCCTTACTTCGGTTATGCTCGCCAAGACCGGACTGCTGCTCCTCGCGAACCAATTACAGCTAAATTAGTAGCAAACATGTTGGTCAAAGCTGGGGTAGATCGTGTCGTAACACTCGATCTCCACGCTGTTCAGGTCCAAGGTTTCTTTGATATCGCCGTAGATAACCTCTTTACGATTCCACTCTTTGCTGAACACTACATTAACAAAGGTTTGACAGGTTCAGACGTCGTTGTCGTGAGTCCGAAAAACTCTGGTGTCAAACGAGCTCGTAGTTTAGCAGAATATCTTGATGCTCCAATCGCGATTATTGATTACGAACAAGATGATGCGAACCGTGATTATGGCTATATCATCGGAGATGTCAAAGGTAAAAAAGCTATTTTAATCGACGATATCCTCAATACTGGGAAGACTTTTTCGGAAGCCTCAAAAATCGTCGAACGCGAAGGAGCTACTGAAATTTATGCTGTTTCAAGCCATGGCTTATTTGTGAAAGGAGCTGTCGAGTTATTAGACCAAGCTCCGATCAAAGAAATCTTGGTAACCGATTCTGTTGCTCCAAATGGGCCAACACCTAAAAATATCAACTATCTGACAGCTAGCGAACTGATCGCTGAAGCTATTGTTCGCATTCAAGAAAGAAAACCTGTTAGTCCTCTATTTGCCTACCATAAGAAATAA
- a CDS encoding redox-sensing transcriptional repressor Rex produces MKHDKNTPIPRATAKRLSLYYRIFKRFNSEKIERANSKQIADAIGIDSATVRRDFSYFGELGRRGFGYDVKKLMNFFADLLNDNAITNVAIVGIGNMGSALLNYRFHERNKMKIVMAFDLDDHELINTKSKDGIPIYGISSIKEKLKQEGIQTAILTVPSVKAQEVASLLVDADVKGILSFSPVHLTVPKDVVVQYVDLTSELQTLLYFMRKNEE; encoded by the coding sequence GTGAAACATGATAAAAATACACCAATTCCACGCGCAACAGCAAAACGCTTATCGCTCTACTACCGCATTTTTAAACGCTTTAACTCTGAAAAAATAGAGCGCGCCAATTCCAAGCAAATTGCTGATGCAATTGGGATTGACTCTGCAACTGTTCGCCGAGATTTTTCTTATTTTGGTGAATTAGGAAGACGGGGATTTGGTTATGACGTAAAAAAACTGATGAACTTCTTTGCGGATCTTTTAAATGATAATGCGATTACCAATGTCGCTATTGTTGGGATCGGAAATATGGGAAGTGCACTCCTCAACTATCGCTTCCATGAACGCAATAAGATGAAAATTGTCATGGCGTTTGATCTAGACGATCATGAACTGATCAATACCAAAAGTAAGGACGGAATTCCTATTTACGGTATTTCCTCTATTAAAGAAAAGCTCAAACAAGAAGGCATTCAAACAGCAATCCTGACTGTTCCAAGCGTCAAGGCTCAAGAAGTGGCTAGCCTTTTGGTAGACGCTGATGTCAAGGGAATTCTCAGCTTCTCACCAGTGCATCTGACAGTCCCTAAAGATGTCGTCGTCCAATATGTCGATCTCACCAGTGAATTGCAAACACTCCTTTATTTCATGCGAAAAAACGAAGAATAA
- a CDS encoding RluA family pseudouridine synthase, whose product MRFEFIVDEHVKVKTFLKKHEVSKGLLAKIKFRGGQILVNGRPENAIYLLDIGDRLVIDIPAEEGFETLKPMDRPLDILFEDDHFLVLNKPFGIASIPSAIHSNTLANFVKGYYVKQGYENQQVHIVTRLDKDTSGVMLFAKHGYAHARLDKQLQSKSIQKRYYALVKGSGKLDPVGEIIAPIARDEESIITRKVAKGGKYAHTSYQVVQSFGDIYLVDIQLHTGRTHQIRVHFSHIGFPLLGDDLYGGSLEDGIERQALHCHRLSYYHPFLEEELVIESPLPPDFQAVLTQLQTSY is encoded by the coding sequence ATGAGATTTGAATTCATTGTCGATGAGCATGTCAAGGTTAAGACCTTCCTGAAAAAGCATGAGGTTTCTAAGGGCCTCTTAGCAAAGATTAAGTTTCGTGGTGGCCAGATCCTTGTCAATGGACGTCCGGAGAATGCGATTTATTTGTTGGATATTGGGGATCGCTTGGTCATTGATATTCCAGCAGAAGAAGGGTTCGAAACCCTAAAACCCATGGATCGGCCTTTGGATATTTTGTTTGAAGATGATCATTTTTTGGTTTTAAACAAACCCTTTGGGATTGCTTCTATTCCAAGTGCGATTCATTCCAATACCTTAGCAAATTTTGTAAAAGGCTACTATGTGAAGCAGGGCTACGAGAACCAGCAGGTTCACATTGTCACTCGCTTGGACAAGGATACAAGTGGCGTCATGCTCTTTGCCAAACATGGCTATGCCCATGCCCGCTTGGATAAGCAATTGCAGTCTAAATCGATTCAGAAACGCTATTATGCCTTGGTCAAGGGATCTGGGAAGCTTGATCCTGTCGGAGAGATTATTGCTCCGATTGCGCGTGATGAAGAGTCGATCATTACTCGAAAGGTAGCAAAAGGTGGCAAGTATGCTCATACTAGCTACCAGGTCGTTCAATCTTTTGGTGATATTTACCTAGTGGATATTCAGTTACACACAGGTCGAACCCATCAGATCCGCGTTCATTTTTCCCATATTGGTTTTCCACTCTTGGGAGATGATCTCTATGGCGGGAGTTTAGAAGACGGCATTGAGCGCCAGGCTCTTCATTGCCATCGTCTATCCTATTATCATCCATTTCTAGAGGAAGAATTGGTCATAGAAAGTCCACTACCTCCAGATTTTCAAGCTGTATTAACACAGCTTCAAACAAGTTATTAA
- the gyrA gene encoding DNA gyrase subunit A → MQDKNLIDVNLTSEMKTSFIDYAMSVIVARALPDVRDGLKPVHRRILYGMNELGVTPDKPHKKSARITGDVMGKYHPHGDSSIYEAMVRMAQWWSYRYMLVDGHGNFGSMDGDGAAAQRYTEARMSKIALEMLRDINKNTVDFVDNYDASEREPLVLPARFPNLLVNGATGIAVGMATNIPPHNLGETIDAVKLMMDNPEVTTRELMEVLPGPDFPTGALVMGKSGIHKAYETGKGSIVLRSRTEIEVTKSGRERIVVTEFPYMVNKTKVHEHIVRLVQEKRIEGITAVRDESNREGVRFVIEVRRDASANVILNNLFKMTQMQTNFGFNMLAIQNGVPKILSLRQILGAYIEHQKEVVTRRTIFDKEKAEARAHILEGLLIALDHIDEVIRIIRNSQTDAEAQAELMAKFKLSERQSQAILDMRLRRLTGLERDKIQSEYDDLVALIADLADILAKPERVATIIKEELEEVKRKFGDARRTELMVGEVLSLEDEDLIEETDVLITLSNKGYIKRLDQAEFTAQKRGGRGVQGTGVKDDDFVRELVSTSTHDHLLFFTNKGRVYRLKGYEIPEYGRTAKGLPIVNLLKLDEGESIQTIINVEQDRSDEAYLFFTTRQGLVKRTNVAEFSNIRQNGLKALNLRDEDELINVFLTDGNADVIIGTKYGYSVRFNEAVVRNMGRSATGVRGVNLREGDRVVGASVVTDQDEVLIITEKGYGKRTMASEYPTKGRGGKGIKTANITEKNGPLAGLLTVKGDEDLMIITDTGVMIRTGVANISQTGRSTQGVKVMRLDQDAKIVTFTTVQPDEKDEEVVEENE, encoded by the coding sequence ATGCAGGATAAGAATCTAATTGATGTGAATTTAACATCAGAAATGAAGACGAGTTTTATCGATTATGCCATGAGTGTTATCGTTGCTCGTGCCCTCCCTGATGTTCGTGATGGTTTGAAACCTGTTCACCGGCGTATTTTGTACGGAATGAATGAATTGGGTGTTACACCAGATAAACCACATAAGAAATCAGCCCGTATCACAGGGGATGTTATGGGTAAATACCACCCACACGGGGATTCCTCTATTTATGAAGCCATGGTTCGGATGGCGCAATGGTGGAGTTATCGCTACATGTTAGTGGATGGTCATGGAAACTTTGGTTCTATGGACGGTGATGGCGCCGCTGCACAACGGTATACAGAAGCCCGTATGAGTAAGATTGCTCTTGAAATGTTGCGGGATATCAATAAAAATACAGTTGATTTTGTAGATAACTATGATGCCAGTGAGCGCGAACCTTTGGTCTTACCTGCACGTTTTCCTAACCTTCTCGTCAATGGTGCTACTGGGATTGCCGTTGGGATGGCTACCAATATTCCTCCTCACAATTTGGGAGAAACCATTGACGCAGTGAAGCTGATGATGGATAATCCTGAGGTAACGACCCGTGAACTCATGGAAGTTCTTCCTGGTCCAGATTTCCCGACAGGTGCTCTCGTTATGGGGAAATCAGGTATCCATAAAGCCTATGAAACAGGGAAAGGGTCGATCGTACTTCGCTCTCGTACAGAGATTGAAGTGACCAAGAGTGGCCGTGAACGGATTGTTGTTACCGAGTTCCCTTATATGGTCAATAAAACCAAGGTTCACGAGCATATCGTTCGCTTGGTGCAAGAAAAACGGATCGAAGGGATTACAGCTGTACGTGATGAGTCAAACCGTGAAGGGGTTCGTTTTGTGATTGAGGTCCGCCGAGATGCTTCGGCTAACGTTATTTTGAACAACCTCTTTAAGATGACACAAATGCAAACCAATTTTGGATTCAATATGTTGGCGATCCAAAATGGTGTTCCAAAGATTCTTTCTCTTCGCCAAATTTTAGGTGCTTATATTGAGCACCAGAAAGAAGTGGTGACTCGACGGACCATCTTTGATAAAGAAAAAGCGGAAGCACGTGCCCATATCTTAGAAGGTTTGCTCATCGCCTTAGATCACATCGATGAAGTGATCCGGATCATCCGCAATAGCCAGACAGACGCTGAAGCACAAGCTGAATTGATGGCTAAATTCAAGCTCTCTGAACGTCAAAGCCAAGCCATTTTGGACATGCGTCTTCGTCGTTTGACAGGTTTGGAACGAGACAAGATCCAAAGTGAATACGATGATCTGGTTGCCTTGATTGCTGATTTGGCTGATATTTTGGCGAAACCAGAACGTGTGGCTACCATCATCAAGGAAGAATTGGAAGAAGTCAAACGCAAGTTTGGCGATGCTCGTCGAACTGAGTTGATGGTTGGAGAAGTCCTTTCTCTTGAAGATGAGGACTTGATTGAAGAAACAGATGTCTTGATCACCCTTTCTAACAAAGGCTACATCAAACGTTTGGACCAAGCGGAATTTACGGCTCAAAAACGTGGTGGACGTGGGGTTCAAGGAACTGGTGTCAAAGATGATGACTTTGTCCGTGAACTGGTCTCTACGAGCACCCATGATCATTTGCTCTTCTTTACCAATAAGGGGCGTGTCTATCGTCTGAAAGGTTATGAGATTCCAGAATATGGTCGGACAGCTAAAGGATTACCAATCGTCAACCTCTTAAAATTGGACGAAGGTGAATCGATTCAAACCATTATCAATGTGGAGCAAGACCGCAGTGACGAAGCATATCTCTTCTTTACGACGCGACAAGGTTTAGTCAAACGGACCAATGTAGCTGAATTTTCAAATATCCGTCAGAACGGTCTCAAAGCTCTGAATTTGCGTGATGAGGATGAATTGATCAATGTCTTCCTTACAGATGGCAATGCTGACGTCATTATCGGTACCAAGTATGGTTATTCTGTCCGCTTTAATGAGGCTGTAGTCCGGAATATGGGACGTTCTGCCACTGGTGTACGTGGTGTGAATCTCCGCGAAGGAGACAGGGTTGTTGGGGCTAGCGTCGTTACGGATCAAGATGAAGTATTGATCATCACGGAAAAAGGATATGGTAAGCGAACAATGGCTAGCGAATACCCAACAAAAGGCCGTGGTGGTAAAGGTATCAAAACCGCCAATATTACAGAAAAAAATGGTCCCTTAGCTGGTCTTTTAACCGTAAAAGGGGATGAAGATCTGATGATCATTACCGATACCGGAGTTATGATCCGGACAGGTGTGGCTAACATTTCTCAAACGGGTCGTTCAACTCAGGGTGTGAAAGTCATGAGGTTGGATCAGGATGCGAAAATTGTGACCTTTACAACTGTCCAGCCCGATGAAAAAGATGAAGAAGTAGTGGAAGAAAACGAATAG
- a CDS encoding DUF4649 family protein, protein MVTLTYIDAYQVKRTTTYTDLATCILAFSGCVTLPDSYSIVSIEYKGEKLPYTGRVDGLYAFLKKVEQAEN, encoded by the coding sequence ATGGTAACCCTAACTTATATCGATGCTTACCAAGTAAAACGAACGACTACTTATACCGACCTTGCAACCTGCATCCTAGCATTTTCAGGCTGTGTAACCTTGCCTGACTCTTACTCAATCGTATCCATTGAATACAAGGGAGAAAAGCTCCCCTATACAGGGCGAGTCGATGGACTCTATGCTTTTTTGAAAAAGGTAGAACAAGCTGAAAACTAA
- a CDS encoding cysteine desulfurase family protein: protein MIYFDNAATTPLLPEVIDKMSETMKTTFGNPSSLHTHGRMASKLLRESREQIAQSLQTLPNRIFFTSGGSESNNTVIKGYCLKHQADGKHIITTALEHHAVLEPIEYLVERFGFEVTIVQPRDGRIQASDIKAALRPDTILVSTMFANNETGDLLPIKEIGELLKDHPAAFHVDAVQAIGKVPVYPEELGIDFLSASAHKFHGPKGVGFLYAAVPDFDNLIHGGDQENKMRASTENLISIVGMATALQQATLHQEENFQQVQKLGQELVNGLADYDFYVNANDDHLPFVWNLGFPGVQNDVLLMRLDLAGISVSTGSACTAGTVQPSHVLEALYGKDSSRLKESLRISFSELNTVEEVRDFLSKLKEILS from the coding sequence GTGATATATTTTGATAATGCCGCAACAACTCCCCTTCTACCTGAAGTCATTGATAAAATGTCTGAAACCATGAAGACCACTTTTGGAAATCCATCGAGCCTTCATACTCATGGGCGGATGGCTAGTAAACTCCTCCGAGAATCTCGCGAGCAGATTGCTCAGTCTCTCCAAACTCTTCCAAATCGTATTTTCTTCACTTCAGGTGGATCAGAAAGTAATAATACCGTTATAAAAGGCTACTGCTTGAAACACCAAGCAGATGGCAAACACATCATTACGACCGCTTTGGAACACCATGCGGTTCTAGAACCTATCGAATATCTTGTAGAACGGTTCGGATTTGAAGTTACGATCGTCCAACCAAGAGATGGACGCATTCAGGCTAGTGATATCAAGGCTGCTCTTAGACCGGATACTATTCTTGTCTCTACCATGTTTGCCAATAACGAGACAGGTGATCTTCTACCGATTAAAGAAATCGGAGAACTCTTAAAAGATCATCCAGCTGCCTTTCACGTTGATGCTGTCCAAGCAATTGGAAAGGTCCCTGTCTATCCCGAAGAGTTGGGAATTGATTTTCTCAGTGCTTCTGCCCACAAATTCCATGGACCAAAGGGCGTCGGCTTCCTTTATGCAGCTGTCCCAGACTTTGATAATCTCATCCATGGTGGCGATCAGGAAAATAAGATGAGGGCCAGCACGGAAAATCTCATTTCAATTGTAGGGATGGCGACTGCGCTACAGCAAGCCACACTTCATCAAGAAGAAAATTTCCAGCAAGTTCAAAAACTCGGTCAAGAACTAGTTAATGGTTTAGCAGACTACGACTTCTACGTAAATGCGAATGACGATCATCTTCCATTTGTTTGGAATCTTGGTTTCCCAGGCGTCCAAAATGATGTCTTGCTGATGAGACTGGATCTGGCTGGGATATCTGTCTCTACAGGCTCTGCCTGTACCGCTGGTACAGTTCAACCCAGCCATGTCCTAGAGGCACTCTATGGAAAAGATAGCTCGCGCCTAAAAGAATCCCTTCGAATTAGTTTTTCAGAACTCAATACCGTAGAGGAGGTTCGAGACTTCCTCTCAAAACTTAAAGAAATTTTATCATAG